The following proteins are co-located in the Panthera uncia isolate 11264 chromosome F1, Puncia_PCG_1.0, whole genome shotgun sequence genome:
- the SELE gene encoding E-selectin isoform X2 has translation MTRTLEVMTASRLLPALTLVLLLLKGSRAWSYNASTEIMTFDEASAYCQQRYTHLVAIQNQEEIKHLNSILSYSPTYYWIGIRKVNDTWTWIGTQKPLTEEAKNWAPGEPNNKQSNEDCVEIYIKRDKDAGKWNDERCSKKKLALCYTAACTPTSCSGHGECVETVNNYTCECYPGFKGLRCEQAVTCQAREAPEHGSLVCTHPLGTFSYNSFCSVSCEKGYLPSSTEATRCTSTGEWNAPAPACNVVECDALTNPANGVMDCSQSSGNFPWNTTCAFACEEGFELMGSQRLQCTSSGKWDDEKPTCKAFQCKALSRPERGYVSCLPAASGSFQKGSSCEFFCEQGFVLKGSKKLQCGPTGEWDSEEPTCEAVKCDAVRQPQRGSVTCTHSPAGEFTYKSSCAFSCEEGFKLRGSAQVECTSQGRWTQEVPSCQAVRCSGLAASGKMNVSCDGEPAFGAVCAFACPEGWTLNGSAALTCDATGHWSGTPPTCEAPTESSIPLAVGLTAAGTSLMTVASFVLWLLKRLRKRAKKFVPASSCQSLQSDGSYQMPSESL, from the exons ATGACAAGAACCCTGGAAGTCATGACTGCTTCACGACttctccctgctctcactcttg TGCTTCTCCTGCTTAAAGGGAGCAGAGCCTGGTCTTACAACGCCTCCACAGAAATCATGACCTTCGACGAAGCTAGTGCGTATTGCCAGCAACGGTACACACATCTGGTCGCGATTCAAAACCAGGAAGAGATTAAGCACCTGAACTCCATCTTGAGCTACTCGCCAACTTACTACTGGATCGGAATCAGAAAGGTCAATGATACGTGGACCTGGATAGGGACCCAGAAGCCTCTGACCGAAGAAGCCAAGAACTGGGCTCCTGGTGAACCGAACAATAAGCAAAGCAATGAGGACTGTGTGGAGATCTACATCAAGAGAGACAAGGACGCGGGCAAGTGGAATGACGAGAGATGTAGCAAAAAGAAGCTTGCCTTGTGCTACACAG CTGCCTGTACCCCTACATCCTGCAGTGGCCACGGCGAGTGTGTGGAGACCGTCAACAACTACACGTGCGAGTGCTACCCCGGCTTCAAGGGACTCAGGTGCGAGCAAG CGGTGACCTGTCAAGCGCGGGAAGCCCCCGAGCACGGAAGCCTGGTTTGCACCCACCCTCTGGGGACCTTCAGCTACAATTCTTTTTGCTCTGTCAGCTGCGAAAAGGGCTACCTCCCAAGCAGCACAGAGGCCACGCGGTGCACGTCCACGGGAGAATGGAACGCCCCCGCTCCTGCCTGCAATG TGGTTGAGTGCGATGCTCTGACAAATCCTGCCAACGGAGTCATGGACTGTTCCCAAAGCTCTGGAAACTTCCCATGGAACACGACTTGTGCCTTTGCGTGTGAAGAAGGATTTGAACTAATGGGATCCCAGCGCCTCCAGTGTACCTCATCCGGGAAATGGGACGATGAGAAGCCAACGTGTAAAG CTTTTCAGTGCAAAGCCTTGTCCCGCCCAGAGAGAGGCTACGTGAGTTGtcttcctgctgcttctggaAGTTTCCAAAAGGGGTCCAGCTGTGAGTTCTTCTGCGAACAGGGATTTGTCTTGAAGGGATCCAAAAAGCTCCAGTGTGGCCCTACAGGCGAATGGGACAGTGAGGAGCCCACGTGTGAAG CTGTGAAGTGCGATGCCGTCCGGCAGCCCCAGCGTGGCTCTGTGACATGTACCCATTCCCCCGCTGGAGAGTTCACCTACAAGTCCTCCTGCGCCTTCAGCTGTGAAGAAGGCTTCAAATTGCGTGGGTCAGCTCAAGTCGAGTGCACATCTCAGGGCCGGTGGACGCAGGAAGTCCCCTCCTGCCAAG CCGTACGATGTTCGGGACTGGCAGCGTCGGGAAAAATGAACGTGAGCTGTGACGGGGAGCCCGCGTTTGGCGCTGTGTGTGCGTTTGCGTGTCCTGAGGGGTGGACCCTCAATGGCTCCGCAGCTCTGACGTGCGATGCCACGGGACACTGGTCCGGGACGCCGCCTACCTGCGAAG cTCCCACTGAGTCCAGCATTCCCTTGGCTGTTGGACTCACCGCCGCTGGGACCTCCCTCATGACGGTAGCATCATTTGTCCTCTGGCTTCTGAAACGCCTGCGGAAGAGAG cAAAGAAATTTGTTCCTGCCAG CAGCTGCCAAAGCCTCCAATCAGATGGATCCTACCAGATGCCTTCTGAGTCCCTTTAA
- the SELE gene encoding E-selectin isoform X1: MSSVTGYLKFLSVMNVVLFPPARHFKTHLLMTRTLEVMTASRLLPALTLVLLLLKGSRAWSYNASTEIMTFDEASAYCQQRYTHLVAIQNQEEIKHLNSILSYSPTYYWIGIRKVNDTWTWIGTQKPLTEEAKNWAPGEPNNKQSNEDCVEIYIKRDKDAGKWNDERCSKKKLALCYTAACTPTSCSGHGECVETVNNYTCECYPGFKGLRCEQAVTCQAREAPEHGSLVCTHPLGTFSYNSFCSVSCEKGYLPSSTEATRCTSTGEWNAPAPACNVVECDALTNPANGVMDCSQSSGNFPWNTTCAFACEEGFELMGSQRLQCTSSGKWDDEKPTCKAFQCKALSRPERGYVSCLPAASGSFQKGSSCEFFCEQGFVLKGSKKLQCGPTGEWDSEEPTCEAVKCDAVRQPQRGSVTCTHSPAGEFTYKSSCAFSCEEGFKLRGSAQVECTSQGRWTQEVPSCQAVRCSGLAASGKMNVSCDGEPAFGAVCAFACPEGWTLNGSAALTCDATGHWSGTPPTCEAPTESSIPLAVGLTAAGTSLMTVASFVLWLLKRLRKRAKKFVPASSCQSLQSDGSYQMPSESL, encoded by the exons ATGAGCTCAGTGACTGGCTACCTAAAATTTCTTTCTgtaatgaatgttgtacttttcCCCCCAGCAAGGCATTTCAAGACTCATCTTTTGATGACAAGAACCCTGGAAGTCATGACTGCTTCACGACttctccctgctctcactcttg TGCTTCTCCTGCTTAAAGGGAGCAGAGCCTGGTCTTACAACGCCTCCACAGAAATCATGACCTTCGACGAAGCTAGTGCGTATTGCCAGCAACGGTACACACATCTGGTCGCGATTCAAAACCAGGAAGAGATTAAGCACCTGAACTCCATCTTGAGCTACTCGCCAACTTACTACTGGATCGGAATCAGAAAGGTCAATGATACGTGGACCTGGATAGGGACCCAGAAGCCTCTGACCGAAGAAGCCAAGAACTGGGCTCCTGGTGAACCGAACAATAAGCAAAGCAATGAGGACTGTGTGGAGATCTACATCAAGAGAGACAAGGACGCGGGCAAGTGGAATGACGAGAGATGTAGCAAAAAGAAGCTTGCCTTGTGCTACACAG CTGCCTGTACCCCTACATCCTGCAGTGGCCACGGCGAGTGTGTGGAGACCGTCAACAACTACACGTGCGAGTGCTACCCCGGCTTCAAGGGACTCAGGTGCGAGCAAG CGGTGACCTGTCAAGCGCGGGAAGCCCCCGAGCACGGAAGCCTGGTTTGCACCCACCCTCTGGGGACCTTCAGCTACAATTCTTTTTGCTCTGTCAGCTGCGAAAAGGGCTACCTCCCAAGCAGCACAGAGGCCACGCGGTGCACGTCCACGGGAGAATGGAACGCCCCCGCTCCTGCCTGCAATG TGGTTGAGTGCGATGCTCTGACAAATCCTGCCAACGGAGTCATGGACTGTTCCCAAAGCTCTGGAAACTTCCCATGGAACACGACTTGTGCCTTTGCGTGTGAAGAAGGATTTGAACTAATGGGATCCCAGCGCCTCCAGTGTACCTCATCCGGGAAATGGGACGATGAGAAGCCAACGTGTAAAG CTTTTCAGTGCAAAGCCTTGTCCCGCCCAGAGAGAGGCTACGTGAGTTGtcttcctgctgcttctggaAGTTTCCAAAAGGGGTCCAGCTGTGAGTTCTTCTGCGAACAGGGATTTGTCTTGAAGGGATCCAAAAAGCTCCAGTGTGGCCCTACAGGCGAATGGGACAGTGAGGAGCCCACGTGTGAAG CTGTGAAGTGCGATGCCGTCCGGCAGCCCCAGCGTGGCTCTGTGACATGTACCCATTCCCCCGCTGGAGAGTTCACCTACAAGTCCTCCTGCGCCTTCAGCTGTGAAGAAGGCTTCAAATTGCGTGGGTCAGCTCAAGTCGAGTGCACATCTCAGGGCCGGTGGACGCAGGAAGTCCCCTCCTGCCAAG CCGTACGATGTTCGGGACTGGCAGCGTCGGGAAAAATGAACGTGAGCTGTGACGGGGAGCCCGCGTTTGGCGCTGTGTGTGCGTTTGCGTGTCCTGAGGGGTGGACCCTCAATGGCTCCGCAGCTCTGACGTGCGATGCCACGGGACACTGGTCCGGGACGCCGCCTACCTGCGAAG cTCCCACTGAGTCCAGCATTCCCTTGGCTGTTGGACTCACCGCCGCTGGGACCTCCCTCATGACGGTAGCATCATTTGTCCTCTGGCTTCTGAAACGCCTGCGGAAGAGAG cAAAGAAATTTGTTCCTGCCAG CAGCTGCCAAAGCCTCCAATCAGATGGATCCTACCAGATGCCTTCTGAGTCCCTTTAA